One genomic segment of Salinigranum rubrum includes these proteins:
- a CDS encoding 30S ribosomal protein S3, whose amino-acid sequence MADEHQFIENGLQRSQIDEFFADELGRAGYGGMEVAKTPMGTQIVLKAEKPGMVIGKGGKNIRKVTRELEERFDLDDPQIDVQEVDEPDLNARIVADRLANALERGWYFRKAGHTTIDRIMEAGALGAEIVLSGKVTGARSRVEKFNRGYIKHNGEPAEEIVDEGQGVAVMKLGTIGVTVKIIPPGAELPDDFHIEEDVEVEAVEQVAATGGESVEELLEEDPEEVPDFSDEDVEVPTDEPDEVLDEEDIEVVDEEEIDIDEEVVEEDVDAETGPAETAPDPESDEAAAEAAAEEALDEEVEAEAADLVAEMEAADDDEDEDADADDEEEEDA is encoded by the coding sequence ATGGCTGACGAACACCAGTTCATCGAGAACGGACTCCAGCGCTCGCAGATCGACGAGTTCTTCGCGGACGAACTCGGTCGCGCCGGCTACGGCGGGATGGAGGTCGCGAAGACGCCGATGGGCACCCAGATCGTCCTCAAGGCCGAAAAGCCCGGGATGGTCATCGGTAAAGGCGGGAAGAACATCCGCAAGGTGACGCGCGAACTCGAAGAGCGCTTCGACCTGGACGACCCCCAGATCGACGTTCAGGAGGTCGACGAGCCCGACCTGAACGCGCGCATCGTCGCCGACCGCCTCGCGAACGCCCTCGAACGCGGCTGGTACTTCCGGAAGGCCGGCCACACGACCATCGACCGCATCATGGAGGCCGGCGCGCTCGGCGCCGAAATCGTCCTCTCGGGCAAGGTCACGGGCGCTCGCTCGCGCGTCGAGAAGTTCAACCGCGGCTACATCAAGCACAACGGTGAGCCCGCGGAGGAAATCGTCGACGAGGGCCAGGGCGTCGCCGTCATGAAGCTCGGCACCATCGGCGTCACGGTGAAGATCATCCCGCCGGGTGCGGAACTGCCCGACGACTTCCACATCGAGGAAGACGTCGAAGTCGAGGCCGTCGAACAGGTCGCAGCGACCGGCGGCGAGAGCGTCGAGGAACTCCTCGAAGAGGACCCCGAGGAGGTCCCCGACTTCTCCGACGAGGACGTCGAGGTCCCCACCGACGAGCCCGACGAGGTGCTCGACGAGGAGGACATCGAGGTCGTCGACGAGGAGGAGATCGACATCGACGAGGAAGTCGTCGAGGAGGACGTCGACGCGGAGACCGGTCCCGCCGAGACCGCTCCCGATCCCGAATCCGACGAGGCCGCCGCCGAGGCGGCTGCCGAGGAGGCGCTCGACGAGGAGGTCGAGGCGGAAGCCGCCGACCTCGTCGCCGAGATGGAAGCGGCCGACGACGACGAGGACGAAGATGCGGACGCGGACGACGAGGAGGAGGAGGACGCGTAG
- a CDS encoding 50S ribosomal protein L3: protein MPQPSRPRKGSMGYSPRKRATSEVPRFRSWPDDDGSPALQGFAGYKAGMTHVVMVNDHANSAREGMEESVPVTVVETPPMRAVALRAYEQTPYGMKPTTEVWASEFHEDLSRTISLPAEDTFEDDADDLRALLDEGSVDDLRVITHTVPGALANVPKKKPDVMETRIGGGSLSERADFALDLLEEGGEHAMNDVFRPGQYLDASGITKGKGTQGPVKRWGVQKRKGKHARQGWRRRIGNLGPWNPSRVRSTVPQQGQTGYHQRTELNKRLIDVGDGSEASVDGGFVNYGEVDGPYALVKGSLPGPNKRLLRFRPAIRPNDQPRLDPEVRYVSTASNQG, encoded by the coding sequence ATGCCACAACCAAGCAGACCACGCAAAGGCTCGATGGGCTACAGCCCGCGAAAGCGCGCGACGTCGGAAGTCCCGCGGTTCCGCTCGTGGCCCGACGACGATGGCTCCCCTGCGCTGCAGGGCTTCGCCGGCTACAAGGCCGGGATGACCCACGTCGTCATGGTCAACGACCACGCGAACTCCGCCCGCGAGGGGATGGAGGAGTCCGTGCCGGTGACCGTCGTCGAGACGCCGCCGATGCGCGCCGTCGCCCTCAGAGCCTACGAACAGACGCCGTACGGTATGAAGCCGACCACCGAGGTGTGGGCGAGCGAGTTCCACGAGGACCTCTCGCGCACGATCTCGCTGCCGGCCGAAGACACGTTCGAAGACGACGCCGACGACCTTCGCGCCCTCCTCGACGAGGGCAGCGTGGACGACCTCCGGGTCATCACCCACACGGTCCCCGGCGCGCTCGCGAACGTCCCGAAGAAGAAGCCCGACGTGATGGAGACGCGCATCGGCGGCGGCTCCCTCTCGGAGCGCGCCGACTTCGCGCTCGACCTCCTCGAAGAGGGCGGCGAGCACGCCATGAACGACGTGTTCCGCCCCGGGCAGTACCTCGACGCGTCGGGGATCACGAAGGGGAAGGGCACCCAGGGCCCCGTCAAGCGCTGGGGCGTCCAGAAGCGCAAGGGCAAGCACGCCCGACAGGGGTGGCGGCGCCGCATCGGTAACCTCGGCCCGTGGAATCCGTCGCGCGTGCGCTCGACCGTCCCCCAGCAGGGACAGACGGGCTACCACCAGCGCACGGAGCTCAACAAGCGCCTCATCGACGTCGGCGACGGCTCCGAGGCCAGCGTCGACGGCGGGTTCGTCAACTACGGCGAGGTCGACGGCCCGTACGCCCTCGTCAAGGGCTCGCTGCCGGGGCCGAACAAGCGGCTCCTGCGGTTCCGCCCGGCCATCCGACCGAACGACCAGCCGCGCCTCGACCCCGAGGTGCGCTACGTCTCCACAGCCTCGAACCAAGGATAA
- a CDS encoding 50S ribosomal protein L23, translating into MSGIIHHPLVTEKAMNEMDFDNKLQFIVHLDATKAEVRDEIERRYEVTIDKVNTQVTPKGKKKATVRLNEEDDAQEIASRIGVF; encoded by the coding sequence ATGAGTGGAATCATCCACCACCCGCTCGTCACCGAGAAGGCGATGAACGAGATGGACTTCGACAACAAGCTCCAGTTCATCGTCCACCTCGACGCCACCAAGGCGGAGGTCCGCGATGAGATCGAGCGCCGCTACGAGGTCACCATCGACAAGGTGAACACGCAGGTGACGCCCAAGGGGAAGAAGAAGGCGACCGTCCGACTCAACGAGGAGGACGACGCACAGGAGATCGCCTCCAGAATCGGGGTGTTCTAG
- a CDS encoding 30S ribosomal protein S4e, which produces MTRHQKRLSVPNTWPIERKESTWTVKADAGPHGEAGVPLLILLRDVLGYVDSKKEARYALNQDSVLVNGVAVSDESRPIGMFDILTFTQREEYYRVFPDEGGRLALTPISADAADSRLGKVVRKQQVKGGAFQLTLHDGTNVRVEDGSDYSTNDSIVVDNETKEIVAHFGYEEGALVTAVDGQHAGEIGEVAEITVTPGSGNNTVRVVRDDDTEFETVEGYVVVIDENFTGGAGDEGGDA; this is translated from the coding sequence ATGACGCGACACCAGAAGCGACTCTCGGTCCCGAACACGTGGCCGATCGAACGCAAGGAATCGACCTGGACGGTCAAGGCCGACGCCGGTCCGCACGGTGAGGCGGGGGTTCCCCTGCTCATCCTGCTGCGGGACGTGCTCGGCTACGTCGACTCGAAGAAGGAAGCGCGCTACGCGCTCAACCAGGACAGCGTCCTGGTCAACGGCGTGGCGGTGTCGGACGAGTCCCGTCCCATCGGGATGTTCGACATCCTCACGTTCACCCAGCGCGAGGAGTACTACCGGGTGTTCCCCGACGAGGGCGGACGCCTGGCGCTGACGCCCATCTCGGCCGACGCGGCGGACAGCCGCCTCGGCAAGGTGGTCCGCAAACAGCAGGTCAAAGGCGGTGCCTTCCAGCTCACCCTCCACGACGGGACCAACGTCCGCGTCGAAGACGGGAGCGACTACTCGACGAACGACTCGATCGTCGTCGACAACGAGACGAAGGAGATCGTCGCCCACTTCGGCTACGAGGAGGGCGCGCTCGTCACGGCCGTCGACGGCCAGCACGCCGGCGAGATCGGCGAGGTCGCAGAGATCACGGTCACGCCCGGCAGCGGGAACAACACCGTCCGCGTCGTCCGCGACGACGACACCGAGTTCGAGACGGTCGAAGGCTACGTCGTCGTCATCGACGAGAACTTCACCGGCGGCGCCGGGGACGAGGGAGGTGACGCCTGA
- a CDS encoding 50S ribosomal protein L22, with amino-acid sequence MGINYSVEADPETTARGMLRDRPISLKHSKAISRAIKGKTVAQAEEYLDAVIAEERSVPFKQHNSGVGHRSDIDGWDAGRYPEKASKDFLKLIENVRNNADEQGFEGSEMTIKHVAAHKTGERPGRKPRAFGRADPWNTTLCDVELIIEQEEAE; translated from the coding sequence ATGGGAATCAACTACAGCGTCGAGGCCGACCCGGAGACCACCGCCAGGGGGATGCTCCGCGACCGGCCCATCAGCCTCAAGCACAGCAAGGCCATCTCCCGTGCCATCAAGGGCAAGACGGTTGCCCAGGCCGAGGAGTACCTCGATGCCGTCATCGCCGAGGAGCGCTCCGTCCCGTTCAAGCAGCACAACTCCGGCGTCGGACACCGCTCCGACATCGACGGGTGGGACGCGGGCAGGTACCCCGAGAAGGCCTCGAAGGACTTCCTGAAGCTCATCGAGAACGTCCGCAACAACGCGGACGAGCAGGGCTTCGAGGGGTCGGAGATGACCATCAAGCACGTCGCCGCGCACAAGACGGGCGAGCGTCCCGGCCGGAAGCCGCGCGCGTTCGGCCGCGCCGACCCGTGGAACACGACGCTCTGCGACGTCGAACTCATCATCGAGCAGGAGGAGGCCGAATAA
- a CDS encoding nuclear transport factor 2 family protein, producing MSTTEDVLDHHLDAFTTQDLEEVMVDYDDDSVVITNMGTFRGLDEIEDLFSGLFDEYSQEGSRVDLEQKEIEGDTAYIVWNGETPDNDYEFCTDTFRIEDGIITLQTFAGKVEPK from the coding sequence ATGAGCACCACAGAGGACGTCTTGGACCACCACCTGGACGCGTTCACCACCCAGGACCTCGAAGAGGTCATGGTCGATTACGACGACGACTCGGTCGTCATCACGAACATGGGCACGTTCCGCGGTCTCGACGAGATCGAGGACCTGTTCAGCGGTCTCTTCGACGAGTACTCGCAGGAGGGGTCGCGGGTCGACCTCGAACAGAAGGAGATCGAAGGCGACACCGCCTACATCGTCTGGAACGGCGAAACGCCGGACAACGACTACGAGTTCTGTACGGACACGTTCCGCATCGAGGACGGTATCATCACCCTCCAGACGTTCGCGGGGAAGGTCGAGCCGAAGTAG
- the rpmC gene encoding 50S ribosomal protein L29 produces the protein MAILYTAEIRDMTPAERQAELEELETELLNAKAVQAAGGAPDNPGRVSELKKTIARIKTIQTEEGDLDDEDE, from the coding sequence ATGGCGATCCTCTACACCGCCGAGATCCGCGACATGACGCCCGCCGAGCGACAGGCAGAACTCGAGGAGCTCGAAACCGAGCTGCTCAACGCGAAGGCCGTCCAGGCGGCGGGTGGCGCGCCGGACAACCCCGGTCGCGTGAGCGAACTGAAGAAGACCATCGCCCGGATCAAGACGATCCAGACGGAAGAGGGCGACCTCGACGACGAAGACGAATAA
- a CDS encoding DUF7130 family rubredoxin-like protein has product MATRTPSPMTPGVARHEESTETRTQRLVDIASEEPSAVTESRAVRPPVAVRNKRLAEGFGEALLVWRCLDCGALGSLDAFPARCGCGARREDLAYVVED; this is encoded by the coding sequence ATGGCTACCCGAACACCGAGTCCGATGACCCCGGGGGTCGCCCGCCACGAGGAGTCCACGGAGACACGGACCCAGCGCCTCGTCGACATCGCGAGCGAGGAGCCCAGCGCGGTCACCGAGTCGCGCGCGGTCCGGCCGCCCGTCGCCGTCCGGAACAAACGCCTCGCCGAGGGGTTCGGCGAGGCGCTTCTCGTCTGGCGCTGTCTCGACTGTGGCGCGCTCGGCTCACTCGACGCGTTCCCCGCCCGATGTGGCTGTGGCGCTCGCCGCGAGGACCTCGCGTACGTCGTCGAGGATTGA
- a CDS encoding putative RNA uridine N3 methyltransferase codes for MTLSVLVPSSLVREAEDQREATRKLGYVARAATVFRADRLVVFPDREGEREWGGGFVETVLRYAATPPHLRKEVWDRRDELAYVGVLPPLRIASTTGSDSNESGSLTQGIVTEVGPEGRVRVTCGLQHPISLLTPPHMRVEEGERVTIRISSREPVRARIVDAPQPGYDVSRMDLAEALGRPDAGIRVATSRFGRPLSAHDVADLSRQVAGGATVAFGAPGRGLPDILGIETEAVAAAGGGEVEPDDPGFDLWLNTIPNQGSEVVRTEEAMFASLAPLTLPSQTE; via the coding sequence ATGACACTCAGCGTACTCGTGCCGTCTTCCCTCGTCCGGGAAGCCGAAGACCAACGCGAGGCGACTCGCAAACTCGGCTACGTCGCCCGTGCGGCGACGGTGTTCCGGGCGGACCGACTCGTCGTCTTCCCCGACCGGGAAGGCGAACGCGAGTGGGGAGGCGGGTTCGTCGAAACCGTGCTGCGGTACGCCGCCACACCACCCCACCTCCGAAAGGAGGTGTGGGACAGGCGGGACGAACTGGCGTACGTCGGTGTCCTGCCGCCCCTCCGAATCGCGTCTACGACCGGCTCCGATTCGAACGAATCGGGGTCGTTAACACAGGGAATCGTGACTGAGGTCGGACCTGAAGGCCGCGTTCGGGTCACTTGCGGACTGCAACACCCGATCTCCCTCCTCACTCCCCCTCACATGAGGGTCGAGGAGGGAGAGCGCGTCACCATCAGGATCTCTTCGAGAGAGCCGGTCCGTGCGCGGATCGTCGACGCCCCGCAGCCGGGGTACGACGTCTCCCGGATGGACCTCGCGGAAGCGCTTGGCCGCCCCGACGCCGGGATTCGCGTGGCGACATCCCGATTCGGGCGACCGCTGTCCGCCCACGACGTGGCGGACCTCTCCCGACAGGTCGCCGGAGGCGCGACAGTCGCCTTCGGCGCGCCGGGTCGGGGCCTTCCGGACATCCTCGGCATCGAGACCGAGGCCGTCGCCGCCGCCGGAGGCGGCGAAGTCGAACCCGACGATCCGGGGTTCGACCTCTGGCTGAATACGATTCCGAATCAGGGCAGCGAGGTCGTGCGGACGGAGGAAGCGATGTTCGCCTCCCTCGCGCCCCTGACACTCCCAAGCCAGACGGAGTAA
- the rplX gene encoding 50S ribosomal protein L24, translated as MTKQPRKQRTRTRDAPLHERHKQVRATLSDDLREEYGRRSARVNAGDTVEVLRGDYAGESGEVIKVDLKSGAVHVEDVTVEKADGEEVPRPLDASNVRITELEFHDDDDRREARLRADEEDDNE; from the coding sequence ATGACGAAACAACCACGCAAACAGCGAACTCGGACGCGCGACGCGCCGCTCCACGAGCGGCACAAGCAGGTCCGTGCCACGCTTTCGGACGACCTCCGCGAGGAGTACGGTCGACGCAGCGCCCGCGTCAACGCGGGCGACACCGTCGAGGTACTCCGCGGCGACTACGCCGGCGAGTCCGGCGAAGTCATCAAGGTCGACCTCAAATCCGGCGCTGTCCACGTCGAGGACGTGACCGTCGAGAAGGCCGACGGCGAGGAAGTGCCGCGGCCGCTCGACGCGTCGAACGTCCGCATCACGGAACTCGAGTTCCACGACGACGACGACCGCCGCGAGGCACGGCTCCGCGCCGACGAGGAGGACGATAACGAATGA
- a CDS encoding 30S ribosomal protein S17 — MALGLNVPQPEETCSDQNCPFHGSLSVRGQTLEGTVASTDMDKTVVVEREYDVRVPKYDRYMKRRSRIPAHAPPCLGLEAGDTVRIAETRPLSKTKSHVVIERVGGDD, encoded by the coding sequence ATGGCGTTAGGACTCAACGTACCACAGCCGGAGGAGACCTGCTCCGACCAGAACTGTCCGTTCCACGGATCGCTTTCCGTGCGCGGACAGACGCTGGAGGGCACCGTCGCCTCCACAGACATGGACAAGACCGTCGTCGTCGAGCGCGAGTACGACGTTCGCGTCCCCAAATACGACCGGTACATGAAGCGTCGGAGTCGGATTCCGGCCCATGCACCGCCGTGTCTGGGACTCGAAGCAGGCGACACGGTCCGTATCGCAGAGACACGACCGCTCTCGAAGACGAAATCGCACGTGGTCATCGAACGCGTCGGAGGTGACGACTGA
- a CDS encoding 50S ribosomal protein L2, with translation MGRRIQGQKRGHGSSTYRAPSHRYKAELSHKKSEDRDTVSGTVVDIEHDPARSAPIAAIEFEDGDQRLVLAPEGITVGDTIQVGVSAEIKPGNTLPLAEIPEGVPVCNVESQPGDGGKFARASGTSAQLLSHDRRVAVVKLPSGEVKRLSPECRATIGVVAGGGRTEKPFVKAGNKYHKMRSRGSKYPRVRGVAMNAVDHPFGGGGRQHPGKPKSVSRNAPPGRKVGDIASKRTGRGGKAGNK, from the coding sequence ATGGGACGACGAATTCAGGGACAGAAACGCGGGCACGGCTCCTCGACGTACCGAGCGCCGTCGCACCGCTACAAGGCCGAACTGTCGCACAAGAAAAGCGAGGACAGAGACACCGTCTCGGGCACGGTCGTCGACATCGAGCACGACCCCGCCCGCAGCGCGCCCATCGCCGCCATCGAGTTCGAGGACGGCGACCAGCGCCTCGTCCTCGCGCCGGAGGGCATCACCGTCGGCGACACCATCCAGGTGGGCGTCTCCGCCGAGATCAAACCGGGTAACACGCTCCCGCTCGCGGAGATTCCCGAGGGGGTTCCGGTCTGTAACGTCGAGTCCCAGCCGGGCGACGGCGGCAAGTTCGCCCGCGCCTCCGGGACGTCGGCACAGCTCCTGAGCCACGACCGCCGTGTGGCGGTCGTGAAGCTCCCATCGGGCGAGGTCAAGCGCCTCAGCCCCGAGTGCCGCGCCACCATCGGCGTCGTCGCCGGTGGCGGTCGGACGGAGAAGCCGTTCGTCAAGGCCGGCAACAAGTACCACAAGATGCGCTCGCGCGGCTCGAAGTACCCGCGCGTCCGCGGTGTCGCGATGAACGCCGTCGACCACCCGTTCGGTGGCGGCGGTCGACAGCACCCCGGAAAGCCGAAGTCCGTCTCGCGAAACGCGCCGCCGGGCCGCAAGGTGGGCGACATCGCCTCGAAACGAACCGGACGCGGCGGCAAGGCAGGGAACAAGTAG
- a CDS encoding 30S ribosomal protein S19, translated as MSSEYRTGREGEFTYRGHTLDELQDMELDEVAELLPARQRRTITRGLTAQHEKLLETVRDADPEGTADNPIRTHLRDMVVLPSFVEKTFAVYNGQEFERVRVQPEMIGHYLGEFQLTRTSVEHGQAGIGATRSSKFVPLK; from the coding sequence ATGAGTTCGGAATACCGTACCGGCCGCGAAGGTGAGTTCACCTACCGCGGTCACACGCTCGACGAGTTGCAGGACATGGAGCTCGACGAGGTCGCGGAACTGCTCCCCGCTCGCCAGCGGCGAACTATCACCCGAGGGCTGACCGCCCAGCACGAGAAGCTGCTCGAGACGGTCCGCGACGCGGACCCCGAGGGGACGGCTGACAACCCGATTCGGACGCACCTGCGCGACATGGTCGTCCTGCCGTCGTTCGTCGAGAAGACGTTCGCCGTCTACAACGGACAGGAGTTCGAGCGCGTCCGGGTACAGCCCGAGATGATCGGCCACTACCTGGGCGAGTTCCAGCTCACCCGAACCTCGGTCGAGCACGGCCAGGCCGGCATCGGTGCGACCCGGTCGTCGAAGTTCGTGCCACTCAAGTAA
- a CDS encoding cold-shock protein: protein MANGKVDFFNDTGGYGFISTDDADDDVFFHMEDVGGEDLTEGTEVEFSIEQAPKGPRATNLVRN from the coding sequence ATGGCAAACGGTAAGGTTGATTTCTTCAACGACACTGGCGGATACGGTTTCATCTCGACGGACGACGCTGACGACGACGTGTTCTTCCACATGGAGGATGTCGGCGGCGAGGACCTGACGGAAGGTACCGAGGTCGAATTTAGCATCGAACAGGCCCCCAAAGGCCCCCGCGCGACGAACCTCGTCCGCAACTAA
- a CDS encoding YrhK family protein, translated as MHKTILREFFDEYEWIHLSLGIVGNVLFFVGSVLFLYETIEVLDIYTFIVGSFLMLVGAVGKALVKYASGDS; from the coding sequence ATGCACAAAACGATCCTGAGAGAGTTCTTCGACGAGTACGAGTGGATACACCTGAGTCTGGGTATCGTCGGCAACGTCCTCTTCTTCGTCGGGAGCGTCCTGTTCCTGTACGAGACCATCGAGGTGCTGGATATCTACACGTTCATCGTCGGCTCGTTCCTCATGCTCGTCGGCGCGGTCGGGAAGGCGCTGGTCAAGTACGCGAGCGGTGACTCGTAA
- the rpl4p gene encoding 50S ribosomal protein L4, with protein MKATVRDLNGDDAGEVDLPDVFDTPYRPDLIQRAVVAAQANRKQAYGADPYAGMRTPAESFGSGRGMAHVPRENGQGRRVPQTVGGRKAHPPKAEKDQGKRINDKERQLAVRSAIAATADVDLVRERGHQFDSELALPLVVSDDFEDLVKTKEVVAFLESIGTHADIERADERKVRAGRGKTRGRKYRRAKSILFVTSEEPSKAARNLAGADVATAANVSAEDLAPGTHAGRLTVWTESALAEVADR; from the coding sequence ATGAAAGCAACAGTACGCGACCTGAACGGCGACGACGCGGGCGAGGTCGACCTCCCCGACGTGTTCGACACGCCCTACCGCCCGGACCTCATCCAGCGGGCGGTCGTCGCCGCGCAGGCCAACCGGAAGCAGGCGTACGGCGCCGACCCCTACGCCGGGATGCGAACCCCGGCGGAGTCCTTCGGGAGCGGCCGCGGCATGGCTCACGTCCCCCGCGAGAACGGGCAGGGCCGTCGCGTCCCCCAGACCGTGGGTGGCCGCAAGGCCCACCCGCCGAAGGCCGAGAAGGACCAGGGGAAGCGAATCAACGACAAGGAGCGGCAACTCGCCGTCCGATCGGCTATCGCGGCCACCGCGGACGTCGACCTCGTACGCGAGCGCGGACACCAGTTCGATTCCGAACTGGCGCTCCCGCTCGTCGTCTCGGACGACTTCGAGGACCTCGTGAAGACGAAAGAGGTCGTCGCGTTCCTCGAATCGATCGGCACCCACGCCGACATCGAGCGCGCGGACGAGCGGAAGGTCCGTGCCGGTCGCGGGAAGACCCGCGGTCGCAAGTACCGCCGGGCGAAATCGATCCTCTTCGTCACGAGCGAGGAGCCGTCGAAGGCGGCTCGCAACCTCGCCGGTGCCGACGTCGCCACCGCGGCGAACGTCTCGGCGGAGGACCTCGCACCGGGCACCCACGCCGGTCGACTGACCGTGTGGACCGAGAGCGCCCTCGCGGAGGTGGCCGACCGATGA
- a CDS encoding ribonuclease P protein component 1, whose protein sequence is MPLTPETLTRHELNGLYTEVVDAANPDLVGIAGRVVVETMHTLHIDCGAAEPRRARDGDAVEHNGSRVRQVPKQGTTFEFRLSTDEPNTNEGRRDAPTVAAGARHTRTDEAAEAAKASGTASEPVSGPDQPAIDADSNGESVEAARVEAGEGVAYVTVDGTQLLSRPALRTENAGESTWR, encoded by the coding sequence ATGCCACTCACACCCGAGACCCTCACACGACACGAACTCAACGGCCTCTACACGGAGGTCGTCGACGCCGCGAACCCCGACCTGGTCGGGATAGCGGGCCGTGTCGTCGTCGAGACGATGCACACGCTGCATATCGACTGCGGCGCGGCCGAGCCGCGCCGAGCGCGAGACGGCGATGCCGTCGAGCACAACGGCTCTCGGGTGCGGCAGGTCCCCAAACAGGGGACGACGTTCGAGTTCCGCCTCTCGACCGACGAGCCGAACACGAACGAGGGCCGACGCGACGCCCCTACCGTCGCCGCTGGCGCTCGACACACACGCACAGATGAAGCCGCCGAGGCTGCGAAGGCCTCGGGGACCGCGTCCGAACCGGTTTCGGGACCCGACCAACCCGCTATCGACGCCGACTCCAACGGCGAGTCGGTCGAGGCGGCACGGGTCGAAGCTGGCGAGGGCGTGGCCTACGTTACGGTGGATGGCACACAGCTGCTCTCACGACCCGCGCTCCGCACGGAGAACGCAGGTGAATCAACATGGCGTTAG
- a CDS encoding 50S ribosomal protein L14: MEALKADVTRGLNRGALVTCADNTGARELKVISVHGYSGTKNRQPSAGIGDKVTVSVTKGTPEMRRQVLEAVIVRQRKTIRRPDGTRVKFEDNAAVIIDEMEEPRGTEIKGPIAREVAERFGSIASTATMIV, encoded by the coding sequence ATGGAGGCGCTGAAGGCCGACGTCACTCGTGGCCTCAACCGCGGCGCGCTCGTCACGTGTGCGGACAACACCGGAGCCCGTGAGCTGAAGGTAATCAGCGTCCACGGCTACTCCGGCACGAAGAACCGCCAGCCCTCGGCGGGCATCGGTGACAAGGTGACCGTCTCGGTCACCAAAGGCACCCCCGAGATGCGCCGCCAGGTCCTCGAGGCCGTCATCGTCCGACAGCGAAAGACGATCCGACGACCCGACGGAACGCGCGTGAAGTTCGAAGACAACGCGGCCGTCATCATCGACGAGATGGAAGAACCGCGCGGGACCGAGATCAAGGGTCCCATCGCGCGCGAGGTTGCCGAGCGCTTCGGGAGCATCGCATCGACAGCGACGATGATCGTCTGA